The window GCTCTTCTGCAGCCTTCTGTTCCCGTTCGTCTATCTCTTGCTGCGCCTGATCGACCTCTTCGCCCACATCGATCGGAGCGTCTTTACGGAGCAGCGAGTACATAATCGGCACAATGAAGAGCGTGCCGAATGTCGCGAAGAGGAGTCCACCGATCACGGCACGACCAAGGGGTGCGTTCTGTTCACCGCCCTGACCCAGCGCCAGAGCCATGGGTCCCATGCCAATAATCATTGCGAGTGCAGTCATGCAAACCGGACGCAGGCGTGTAATGCCGGCAGAATGTGCGGCCTCGCTGGCGTCTAGTCCCCGGGCCCTCTCATCGTTGGCGAAGACGACCACCAGAATGGAATTAGCCAGCGCAACACCGATCGTCATGATTGAACCCATCAGGGAAGGAACGCTGAAGGTCGTATCTGTGAGGAAGAGGATCCAGAGAACTCCAGAGAAAGCGACGGGAAGAGCCATCAGGATGATCAGCGGATCGATCCACGACTGAAAGTTGACCACCATCAACAAATAGACGATAACAATCGCAAAAATGATGCCGAGGCCGAGACGCAGAAACGACTCGCGCATGGTCTCTACTTCGCCGCGCAGTGCAAGGGTCGTTCCCTGTGGCAAGTCATCGACGGATTTGTTCATCACCTTGCGAATGGCTGACGCAACTCCACCAAGATCTCTCTGATCGACGTCGGCGTAGATGTCGTAGGTGGGCTGGATGTTGTAATGATTGATGATGATCGGCGTGACGTCACGTTGGAAGTTGGCGACGTTGCTGAGCATCTGGCTGGCATTGCCTTGTGGCGAGGTGAGGGGTGTGCGTGCGAGCGATTGCATGGAATCGATACGATATTGCGGGGTCTGCACAACGACCTGGTAGTTCACACCGTTTTGCGGATTGAGCCATTCGTTAGGCGCTGTCTGGCCCGTGCCGGTGAGTGAAATCAGCATGCTGTTAGCGATGTCCTGCTGCGTGAGCCCGATCTGTCGCGCCTTGAGCCTGTCCACGTTGACGTCGATGGTCGGCTGCTCGAGCTGCTGATGAATGTGCGCGTCTACGACGCCGGGAATGGCCTGCACCTGTGCTAGCAACCTCTGAGCGATCTGATAGTTATTTTTTCCTCGTCCCACAACCTGAAGATCAATCGGCGCAGGAAGGCCGAAGTCGAGGATCTGGTTGGTGATGTTCGCTGGCGTGAAGAAGAAGATGCCATCGGGAAACTTTGCGTGAAGCCGATCACGAAGCTCTCGCATAAATAGCTGCGTGTCGCGTTTGCCCGGCTTGAGCGCAATCAGGATGTCACCGTCTGAATCCGAAGTGACTGATGAGTCGGAGAAGGCGAGATTGAATCCGCCATTAGGGAGTCCTATGTTGTCGAGCAGAAGTTCGACGCGCTCTGGTGGAATGATCAGACGGATCTCGCGTTCGATCGCTGCGAAATATAACTCGGAGTCCTCGGGCCGCGTACCCTGAGGAGGATAAACATGCAGACGCATCTGGCCGGAGTCTACATAGGGAAAGAAGTCCTGGCCGATAAAACAAATCAGAGGAAGCGACAACAGAACAAAAAGCCCGAAGATTCCCAGCACCAGCGGACGCGCCCCGAGTGCCGAATCGAGCACTCGATCATACTTATCGCGCTGCGCGTCGAACCAACGGTCGAACTTCGAGTGAATTCGCCAGAGCCAGTTCTCTTCTTCTTCCCGTCGTGAAGCCTCGGGATCTTGATAAAGCGGCATTTCGCGTTCGAGAAGAAAGTGCATCATCGTCGGAACGAGCGTGCGAGAGAGAAAGTAACTCGCCAACATCGCGAAGACAACCGCCATGGCTAGCGGCGTGAAAAGATACCGGGCCGGGCCGCTCAGCAGCACCACAGGCGTGAATACGAGACAGATGCAGAGCGAAGAGACCAGCGCGGGAGCAGCCACTTGGCTGGCTGAGTCGAGAATCGCCTTGATGAGCGAACTCTCGTGGACCATGTTGCGGTGTGTGTTTTCGATCTCGACGGTGGCGTCGTCCACAAGGATGCCCACCGCAAGAGCAAGCCCGCCGAGAGTCATCACGTTGATGGTCTGTCCGCAGCACCACAAAACCACAAGAGAGGTCGCGATCGACAGCGGGATCGACAGACAAACGATGAACGTCGAACGCCAGCTTCCAAGAAAGAGCAGAATCATCAACGCAGTAAGGCCTGCCGCGATCGTTGCCTCGCGCACAACCTCCGAGATCGATTCACTCACAAAGATGGATTGATCGAAAAGCGGTGTAATCGTAAGCCCTTTGACCGGTAGCGCCGCGATGATGCTGGGTAGAAGACGTTTCACTCCCTTGACAATGTCGAGCGTCGAGGTCTCTCCGTTCTTAAGTACAGTCAGTAGGGCGGCGCGTCGTCCGTCCTGTCGGACGACATTGACCTGTGGGGCATAGCCCAGCCGCACCTGCCCGACATCTTTCATCTGTACGACCGCACCGTTGGCCGCGCGGATCGGCATATCATTCATGGCGGCAACCAGCGCAGGGCTGGAGTTAAGTTTGACAATGAACTCGCGATCGCCAATGCGCGCAAGACCAGCCGGCAGGATAAGGTTTTGCTGATTGATTGCAGTTGAGACGTCAGTCGCCGATAGATGTTTGGAGTACATCAGGTTGGGATCGATATCAACCTGTACCTGACGTACCTTTCCGCCATAAGGCAGCGGCACAGAAGCGCCCTTCACGTTCGCTAGCCTGGGGCGGATGAAGGATAACCCCATATCGTACAAATCTTCTTCTGTGACTCCTTGCCCCGCGAGTCCTAGTTGGAGAATGGGGACACTCGATGCGTCATACTTGAGGATGTTCGGCGGGAAGGTTCCCGGAGGAAGCACGCGCAAAATCGTCTGTACAACCGCCGTAATCTGGGCCAGTGCGAGTTCCACCTTTACCTTCGGTTGAAAGTAAACTCGTATTACAGCGACGCCCTGGTAGCTCTCGGATTCGGTATGCTCGATGTCGTTAACTGTGGTGGTGAGCGCGCGTTCACACACGGTAACAATTCGCCCCTCCATGTCCTGAGGGGGCAAACCGCTATAGCTCCAGACGATCGTTACAACGGGAATGTCTATGTACGGGTAGATGTCCTTAGGCGATTCAATAGAAGTAGCAATGCCGAACAAAAGCATCAATACCGAAAAGACGACGAAGGTATACGGCCTCCTGAGCGCGAGCCGGACAATCCACATGCGAATCGAGCCTCATTCCGCCAAAACTTCCGATCTTCTCATTGGATGCAGATTTTGCCCATGCCGTTCGGACTGGAGATAAACGCGATCAAACTTGTCATGCGCTCAACGTAAGACTCTCAAGTTGAGCGCATGATCCGACTGATAAAACTCAACCGTCTTCGACCCTGCACTCAGTGCGACGTAGTCATTCGCATCTTGTGAAGGCGCCCAATCCCCATCATGCAGCCCATGCTTGAACAGCGCAGGTGCTGGCCCGAGACTACTTGCATACGATCCAGGATCGGCCCATGGGAATCACATTCCAATTTTCCGGCTCTCACATCCACTCTCGGCAAGGTCGTCCTTTAACCTAAGTTCTTCTAACGAAACTAGCGCTGTCTCAACTCCCCATACCGCTTGCACGCCGGCAGCAATCATAATGACGGCGCCAACCGTATAGCCGATCACGAGCAGACACCTAGAAGCGCTTCCGACCAGATGCCCAAACAGCAAAGGGCCAGCAACGCCTCCGGCGAGAGTGCCAAACGCATAAAAATCCCAATTGCTGAAGCGCGAACTTCCTGTGGAAAGACCTCACCTGCTGTGAGATAAGCTGAGCTGGCGGCGGTTGAAGCCAATACGAATGCGAGGCACCACCACGCAATCTGCTCTATGAGATTTAGCCTGTTGAAGAAAAACAGTAAGCTGCAGATGATTAGGACTAATCCGGAAAGGACGTACGTGGCGCATATCATTCGCTTCCGGCCGATCGTGTCGAAAAACTTACCGAGAATAGCCGGCCCGACAAAATTCGCCACAGCGATAGGGCAAAAGACCACTCCTATTCGTTCGGGCGCGACTCCGTAAAAGCGGAGGAGAACAAACGCAAGTGAGAAGAAGACCGAATTGTAGAAAAAAGCTTGAGCGGCCATCAAAGTCATGCAAACAAGGGCGCGTTGGCGATAGTTGCCTAAGAGAAACTTCGCGATGGTTGTGACGCTAAGCCATGACCATTCGGTGTCACTAAAATCGGTAGCGTATGGCAAGATTGGCGAGTGAGACTCAGTTTGCCCAAGAGCACTTTCAGCTTCGTCGTGACGACCTTGGCTGATAAGCCATCGAGGACTTTCGGGGATTTAGCGGCGGAGAATCAACACCAAGACACCGATGGGGACCCCGGAGAAAAAGGCCACTCGCCAACCTAACGATTGTCCGAGGCAGCTTGGCGCCAATAAGATAACCGATAGCCCCGATCCAAGAATAATCCCAAGCCAAAACGTTGCATTAATCCACAGATCTGTGCGACCACGGATCCGCGCCGGGATTAACTTGTCAACCGCTGAGTTCACGGCCGCGTACTCCCCACCAATTCCGGCACCAGTTAGCACTCTGCAGATTGTGAAGCTCGAAAGGTTCCAACTGAGACCTGTTGCCGCTGTGGAACATATATATAGAAGTAGGATCCAGATGAAAAGTCGTCGCCTCCCATAATGATCCGCGAGGAAGCCAAAAATTAATGCACCTACAACCGCGCCACCCAGATAAAAGCTTGAACTCAGTCCGAGTTGCACATTTGAGAGCCCGAGCCCCGCTTGAGATTTCAATACTCCTGCGAGAGAGCTCCCAAACTGCCCTCTAGTCCATCGAGAAGCCAAGTTATAGACAGGGCGACGACGATTCGAAGATGCCAGCGGCTCCAGGGGAGCTGATCAAGTCGACTAGGGAGGTGACTGTACAGAGTTGCAGGATCACCTCTGGCTAGCCTAATTTTTATGATGTGATCAAAATGCGAAAGCCACCCTCAGCTTTGCGCTCTACGTACTGGCTACTAGCAGGAAATAGATCGACGAAGGGCAACAGTGGAAGGGTGTGTGGAACGACGCATTGGCTCGGGAACAGTTCAGAGATCTGCGTGATAGACTGCCGCTCATGCCTCTGATAGTTATTCTCATCATTTTGTTAGTTCTCTTCGGCGGTGGCGGCTACTACATGGGTCCTGGAATCGGCTACTACGGCGGTGGAGGCATTAGCCTTATTCTCGGTGTGATCGTCATATACTTAATCTTTGGGCGAGGACGAGAACGGCTCTAAGCAATCGATCGTTGCGTGACGACCAATGCCTCCCCATCAGCAAAGGGACGACGATCACTTCCAGCTGGCGGACGCGCCGGTGACGCCGACCGCTCAGGATAGGGCGTGCTTTAAAATTGGTGGACTCACTCGGTCTGGGCGCTTTATAAAGAACCGGGCGGTACCGTGG is drawn from Edaphobacter lichenicola and contains these coding sequences:
- a CDS encoding efflux RND transporter permease subunit produces the protein MWIVRLALRRPYTFVVFSVLMLLFGIATSIESPKDIYPYIDIPVVTIVWSYSGLPPQDMEGRIVTVCERALTTTVNDIEHTESESYQGVAVIRVYFQPKVKVELALAQITAVVQTILRVLPPGTFPPNILKYDASSVPILQLGLAGQGVTEEDLYDMGLSFIRPRLANVKGASVPLPYGGKVRQVQVDIDPNLMYSKHLSATDVSTAINQQNLILPAGLARIGDREFIVKLNSSPALVAAMNDMPIRAANGAVVQMKDVGQVRLGYAPQVNVVRQDGRRAALLTVLKNGETSTLDIVKGVKRLLPSIIAALPVKGLTITPLFDQSIFVSESISEVVREATIAAGLTALMILLFLGSWRSTFIVCLSIPLSIATSLVVLWCCGQTINVMTLGGLALAVGILVDDATVEIENTHRNMVHESSLIKAILDSASQVAAPALVSSLCICLVFTPVVLLSGPARYLFTPLAMAVVFAMLASYFLSRTLVPTMMHFLLEREMPLYQDPEASRREEEENWLWRIHSKFDRWFDAQRDKYDRVLDSALGARPLVLGIFGLFVLLSLPLICFIGQDFFPYVDSGQMRLHVYPPQGTRPEDSELYFAAIEREIRLIIPPERVELLLDNIGLPNGGFNLAFSDSSVTSDSDGDILIALKPGKRDTQLFMRELRDRLHAKFPDGIFFFTPANITNQILDFGLPAPIDLQVVGRGKNNYQIAQRLLAQVQAIPGVVDAHIHQQLEQPTIDVNVDRLKARQIGLTQQDIANSMLISLTGTGQTAPNEWLNPQNGVNYQVVVQTPQYRIDSMQSLARTPLTSPQGNASQMLSNVANFQRDVTPIIINHYNIQPTYDIYADVDQRDLGGVASAIRKVMNKSVDDLPQGTTLALRGEVETMRESFLRLGLGIIFAIVIVYLLMVVNFQSWIDPLIILMALPVAFSGVLWILFLTDTTFSVPSLMGSIMTIGVALANSILVVVFANDERARGLDASEAAHSAGITRLRPVCMTALAMIIGMGPMALALGQGGEQNAPLGRAVIGGLLFATFGTLFIVPIMYSLLRKDAPIDVGEEVDQAQQEIDEREQKAAEERKQKTGRSAEQPSEGTA
- a CDS encoding MFS transporter, whose protein sequence is MPESPRWLISQGRHDEAESALGQTESHSPILPYATDFSDTEWSWLSVTTIAKFLLGNYRQRALVCMTLMAAQAFFYNSVFFSLAFVLLRFYGVAPERIGVVFCPIAVANFVGPAILGKFFDTIGRKRMICATYVLSGLVLIICSLLFFFNRLNLIEQIAWWCLAFVLASTAASSAYLTAGEVFPQEVRASAIGIFMRLALSPEALLALCCLGIWSEALLGVCS
- a CDS encoding MFS transporter, with amino-acid sequence MQLGLSSSFYLGGAVVGALIFGFLADHYGRRRLFIWILLLYICSTAATGLSWNLSSFTICRVLTGAGIGGEYAAVNSAVDKLIPARIRGRTDLWINATFWLGIILGSGLSVILLAPSCLGQSLGWRVAFFSGVPIGVLVLILRR
- a CDS encoding DUF3309 domain-containing protein translates to MPLIVILIILLVLFGGGGYYMGPGIGYYGGGGISLILGVIVIYLIFGRGRERL